The genomic window AATACGGCCATAAGTGGGCTTAAAGCCAATGTTACCACAAAAAGCTGCAGGCTGGCGCACAGAACCACCAGTATCGGTACCCAAAGCCGCTAAGCATAAATCTGCTTGCACAGCAACCGCAGAGCCACCAGATGAACCACCAGCTACCCGTTCTTCATCGGCTGCATTTTTTACTGTACCGAAGTACGACGTTTCATTAGAACCGCCCATAGCAAACTCATCGCAGTTTAAACGGCCAATAATGATGGCATCTTCTGACAACAACCGCTTAACTACCGTTGAAGAATAAGGGGAAACAAACCCATCTAACATCTTAGAAGAAGCAGTTACTATATGCCCCTCGTAACAGATGTTGTCTTTAATACCGATAACCATGCCCGCCAATTTACCTGCCGAACCTTGATCAAGTTTAGCTTGGATTTCTTCGGCTTGTTTTGTCGCAGAATCAAAAAACACCTCATTAAACGCATTGAGGTGTTGATGCTTTTCTATTTGCTTAAAATAGTAAGCAATAAGTTCTTTTAAAGTTAGCTGCTTTTGCGCAAGTTCTCCCTGTATCTCTGTTAAAGAGCTGTATTTCTTCAAAATATAAACTTAAAGCGTTTGTAAATACGGTTTATTGAGGTTTGTTGGTGTTATCGGTAGTAGTAGAATCTACACCGTCTTTACCGTCTTTAAATTCTTTCATCCCCTTACCTAAACCACGCATTAATTCTGGAATTTTTTTACCCCCAAAAAGCAATAAAATTGCCACAATAATTAAAATGATTTCGGTTGTGCCTAGCGCAGCTAATAGTGGTGTTTGTAACATGACTGTTGTTTTATGTATTCAATTTTTTTAAATAGAACTTTTTGGTTCTTTGTCTTCTTTATTATCTACGAAAGCTGTTGCGTTTTGGTTTTCTGTGCTAACCGTAGGCTCATCATGGATAGAATGTGAGTTGTCTACTTCTGGTTCGCGATACCTACGATTTTCATCTGCTTTCCTGTCTTCTTCATCAGTATCAAAAGAGTTAATGTTGCGATGGATTTCTCTTTTTACTCCTTCAGAAGCATCTTTAAACTCGCGAATTCCTTTCCCTAATCCTCTTGCTAATTCTGGCAATTTTTTACCTCCAAATAACAAAAGTATTGCAATTACGATGAGCATCATCTCACCGCCTCCCATATTTAAAAACTCTAATAACGGCGTGCTGTACATTTTAAGCTTATTTTATACAAATATAGGGTTTAATTAGGTAAATTGCTTGTTTTATCTAGCCAGCCAACTTTCTGGGTTTTGTGCAACAGAGCTTCTAAGCACTTGGAATGTAACTTCAGGCACCCCATCTGTCTCGCCCGCTATACCTATAGTCTGCTTTGTAGAAACGTTACTATCTTCCGAAACAGAAACACTTTTCAAATTCTGATACACAGTAAAATACTCACCGTGATTTATGATGACAAAATAACGTC from Pedobacter sp. SL55 includes these protein-coding regions:
- a CDS encoding Sec-independent protein translocase subunit TatA/TatB, which encodes MLQTPLLAALGTTEIILIIVAILLLFGGKKIPELMRGLGKGMKEFKDGKDGVDSTTTDNTNKPQ
- a CDS encoding Sec-independent protein translocase subunit TatA/TatB, whose translation is MYSTPLLEFLNMGGGEMMLIVIAILLLFGGKKLPELARGLGKGIREFKDASEGVKREIHRNINSFDTDEEDRKADENRRYREPEVDNSHSIHDEPTVSTENQNATAFVDNKEDKEPKSSI